One Cryptomeria japonica chromosome 9, Sugi_1.0, whole genome shotgun sequence genomic window carries:
- the LOC131075938 gene encoding protein BONZAI 1 isoform X4, with translation MAVVYMKKQDGSLEELGRTEVILNSLDPVWITKLRITYYFEILQLLTFRLYDVDTKFHNVPTQMLRLDEQQFLGEADCFLSEIVTKPGKNLTKPLKGATGHTGAGQWSQKFGNITLQVEETINSKMVVEMVLRSANLENKEIFSKSDPFLKISRPSENGNYVPVCKTEVKRNNLNPIWKPVTLSLQQAGSMDNPLMLECYDFNNSGNHYLMGRIQKSLTDLENLSKSKSGENFYMPTSSKRDGPNKILKSQLFVEKFSMSTKHSFLDYITNGYELNFMVAIDFTASNGNPRLPDSLHYIDPSGRLINAYQRAIMSVGEVLEFYDTDKKFPAWGFGGRPIDGPVSHCFNLSGSDRLAEVEGIAGIMSAYSSALKNVALAGPTLFGQVINCAASIAGQHAEQRKYYVLLIITDGVITDLQETKDSIVKASDLPLSILIVGVGGADFKEMEILDADKGDRLESSTGRVATRDIVQFVPMRDLPTGETIAQSLLAELPMQFLSYMKSRSIEPFVD, from the exons ATGGCTGTTGTATATATGAAGAAACAAGATGGTTCACTTGAAGAACTAGGTCGTACGGAAGTAATTTTAAATTCATTAGATCCTGTCTGGATAACAAAACTGAGAATTACATATTATTTTGAGATTCTCCAGCTATTAAC TTTCAGATTGTATGATGTTGATACTAAGTTTCACAATGTGCCAACTCAG ATGCTTAGATTGGATGAACAACAATTTCTTGGGGAGGCAGATTGTTTCCTGTCAGAG ATAGTTACAAAACCAGGTAAAAACCTGACCAAACCACTCAAAGGAGCAACAGGACATACTGGAGCAGGTCAGTGGTCACAAAAGTTTGGAAATATTACTTTGCAAGTGGAGGAAACAATCAATTCAAAAATGGTAGTGGAGATGGTTTTACGCTCTGCCAACTTGGAAAACAAGGAGATCTTCTCCAAAAGT GACCCTTTTTTAAAGATATCCAGACCCTCGGAGAATGGTAATTATGTTCCTGTGTGTAAGACGGAAGTGAAAAGAAACAATCTCAATCCAATATGGAAGCCAGTAACTTTGAGCTTACAACAGGCTGGGAGTATG GATAATCCATTAATGCTGGAATGCTATGACTTCAACAACAGTGGAAATCATTATTTGATGGG GAGGATTCAAAAATCATTGACTGACCTTGAGAATCTTTCTAAAAGCAAGAGTGGTGAAAACTTCTATATGCCAACCTCAAGCAAACGTGATGGTCCTAACAAG ATATTGAAGAGTCAGTTATTCGTAGAAAAATTCTCAATGAGCACAAAGCATAGTTTCTTGGACTACATTACAAACGGATATGAGTTGAACTTCATGGTGGCAATAGATTTCACAG CTTCAAATGGGAATCCACGACTACCAGATTCTTTGCACTATATTGATCCTTCAGGCCGGCTTATTAATGCATATCAAAGA GCAATAATGTCCGTTGGGGAGGTTCTAGAATTTTATGACACTGATAAAAAATTTCCTGCATGGGGTTTTGGAGGCAGACCAATTGATGGTCCGGTCTCACATTGTTTTAATTTGAGTGGAAGTGATCGCCTTGCTGAG GTTGAAGGAATAGCTGGCATTATGTCAGCATATTCAAGTGCTTTAAAAAATGTTGCCCTTGCTGGACCAACTTTATTTGGGCAAGTGATCAATTGTGCAGCATCTATTGCTGGCCAACATGCAGAACAACGGAAATATTATGTGCTCCTTATAATCACG GATGGAGTCATTACCGACCTTCAGGAAACCAAGGATTCTATTGTAAAGGCTTCTGATCTACCTCTTTCAATTCTTATTGTGGGTGTTGGAGGGGCAGATTTTAAAGAGATGGAG ATACTTGATGCGGATAAAGGTGATCGATTAGAAAGTTCCACTGGACGAGTTGCAACACGTGACATAGTGCAATTTGTACCCATGAGAGATTTGCCCA CTGGAGAGACCATTGCGCAATCACTGTTAGCAGAACTGCCCATGCAATTTTTGAGTTACATGAAGAGCAGGAGTATAGAGCCTTTCGTGGATTGA